The window AGAAAATTAATTTCACCTGTTGAAAACATCGGATTGGTATTTTCATTACTTTTGCGCCCGATTTTTTTAAGCAAGGTTATGAATTATCTTCTCACAATAGGACTATTGGTCTGCTCCAACATTTTTATGACGTTTGCCTGGTATGGGCATCTCAAACTTGCCGAAAACGCCTGGTTCAGTAAGCTTCCGTTGCTTGGTGTCATTCTCTTCAGCTGGCTGATCGCCTTTTTTGAATATTGCTTTCAGGTTCCGGCCAACCGGATTGGTTTTGAGGGGAACGGAGGTGTATTCTCGCTGGTACAGCTGAAAGTTATTCAGGAGGTTATTACATTGATGGTGTTTGTAATCTTCTCCTCGTTCGCCTTTCATGCTCCATTGAAGATGAATCACCTGATAGGCTTTGCTTTGCTGGTACTGGCGGTTTACTTTATTTTTAAGGGATAGTCATCATATCTCCCGCAATTCATCAAAGGGTCTAGAGGCCCTGCACCCTACAACCGGAGGGTGTTTGCCTTTCCGGGTTGATCCCCTTTTCCTTCATCTCTCTCTGGATTGTTCCGATTGCATCGGTTGCAACTTGCCGATACAGTCCGGGTATTTTTTTTTAAAAAAAAGTCGTTTTTTCTTGCATATGTATATTTATAATGACTATATTTGCATGCATAAACATAGCAAATACGTATACCGTATTCCAGTTTAGTACCTGAAGACTTAATAAAAACATATTGTACCATGTTTGAAGTGCATAACTACTTTTTAGCCATCACGCTCTGTTTTCTGGCGATGGTTTGTTGGGGATCATGGCAAAACACACGAAATGTTATAAGACAACCTTGGCGTTTCGAGCTGTTTTATTGGGATTTTACCATTGGTATCCTGATTTTCTCACTTCTCTCCGTATTTACTCTTGGAAGCATTGATCCTTCCAACAGAACTTTTCTGCAGGATATTGCGCAGGCGCAGATCCGCTTTATGTTGCCGGCAATGCTGGGGGGCTTTATCTGGAACCTGGGGACGTTGCTCCTTACGGCAGGGATTGCCACCACAGGGATGGCTGTCGCTTTTCCCATCGGTGGGGGGATTGGCTGGATATTGGGTATCGTGGTCAACTACATTGGGAAGCCGGAAGGAGATCCGGTCTGGCTCTTTACGGGATGCGCGGTCATTGTTGTCGCAATCATCCACAGTATGTTATCCTATAAGAGAAGGGCCGTGTCGCAGCAGAAAAGCACGAAAGGGGTGATCTATTCACTGGCCGCCGGTATCTTTATCGCTTTTTTCTACCGCTTTGTGATGATGTCAATCAGTACCGATATCTCTCCTTTATACACCGGAGGGGCCCTTACTCCCTATACTTCAGTGCTCTTTTTTGCATTGGGCGCTCTTGTCAGCACACTTCTTTTCAACCCCTGTTTCATGCGTCATCCTGTAGAAGGAGAGAGGGTTGCCATGAAGGATTATTGCAAGGCTTCTGGAAAGACTCACCTGATAGGCATGCTGGGGGGCATGATCTGGTGTGCGGGACAGGTGTTGAGTGTGATGTCGGCCAACGCTGCCTCACCTGCCATCGCATACGGGTTGAGCAACGGAGCTCCCATTGTGGCGGCATTATGGGGAATCGTAGTCTGGAAAGAGTTCAAGGATGCCCCGAAAGGGACAAACCGGTTGTTGACATTGATGTTTCTGTTTTACCTTGTCGGTTTGGCTCTGATTGTCTATTCACGCTACGCATAAATGAACCGCAAGATAGATATAGGGATTGGAAGCTACACCTATACCTGGTCAATCGGTGTTCCAGGATATGTGAATAAAATCGCCATGTCCGCTTTTGACTTGATTGAGAAAGCGGCTGATCTGAAGGCTGATGTGGTTCAATTTGCTGATAATGTTCCACTTGATGATTACTCTCCGGACGAGTTACTCCGATTCTACCTGTTCGCCAGGGAGAGAGGTGTCAGGTTGGAAGTGGGGGCGAAAGGACTAACTTCGGATCGGTTAAGGTTGTATACAGAGATAGCGGGTATTCTGCATGCAGACCTGTTGCGTTTCGTCATCGATGACGTTGGATTCGAACCTTCCCCCGATAGAGTAATCGAGATGATCAGGCCGGCAATACCTCTAATGGAAGAGAGGGGAGTTAGCTTGGCACTTGAAAATCACGACCGGCTCAGATGTGCAGATCTTTTAGCTATTATTGCCGGATGTAACTCCTCCAATGTGGGAATATGCCTCGATACGGTCAACTCCTTGGGTGTCCCCGAAGGGATGGACGAAGTTATCCGCACCCTGTCACCCTACACCCTGAATCTGCATGTGAAGGATTTTGTCATCAGGAGGTTGGACCACAAGATGGGATTTTGTGTAAACGGAGCATCGGCCGGAGAAGGGAAGCTCGACATTGCAGGGTTGTTCCGCAATTTGACTGCCCTGGGGAAATGTCGCAGTGCGATATTGGAACTATGGACACCCTTCGGCCCTACCCTCGAAGATACGATTGCCCGGGAAAATGAATGGGCAATCAACAGTATGAACTATTTGAAGCAATTATCTTATTGATTTTTAGCAGATGGAAAAATTGAAGTTAGCCGTTCTTGGCGCAGGATTCTGGTCCCAATTTCAAATTGGAGCCTGGAGCGAGATCCCCGACGTGGAGATTGTAGCCCTCTATAACCGGACCCGATCGAAAGCGGAAGCGTTGGCAAGGAAATTCCAGATTGGGCATGTATATGATGATGCCGCAGCGATGTTCAACAGTGAGAAGATTGATTTTGTGGATATCATTACCGACGTCGATACCCATTACAAATTTGTGGAGATGGCGGTCGATGCCGGAATAAAAGAGATAATCTGCCAGAAGCCAATGGCGTCGGACTGGGAAACGGCAAAAAAGATGGTGGAGAAGTGCAGAGATGCAGGAGCCTCTCTTTATATACATGAGAATTTCCGCTGGCAGGCTCCGCTAAGACGGGTGAAGGAGATCTTGGACTCGGGTATTATCGGAAACCCTTTTAAGGCGAGGGTGTCGTTTCTCTCGGGATTTCCCGTATTCGACAATCAGCCTTTCCTGAGAGAACTCCCCCACTTCATTCTTACCGACATGGGGTCGCACGTGCTGGATATCTGCCGCTTCCTGTTCGGCGAGGCTACAAAGTTATGGTGCCAGTGCAAGACCGTTAACCGAGAGATCCGGGGTGAGGATGTGGCAGTGGTGATGATGGAGATGGCCAACGGGATGCCCCTTTATGCTGAAATGTCGTATGCATCGATCGTGGAGCATGATATGTTTTCAACTGTGAATCTGCTGGTTGAAGGTGAAAAGGGGAGTCTTGCCCTTGGACCGGGAAGATCGTTTGCCGTCAGCGTAACAACGGCCGAGGGGACCCGAACGGAAAAAATTGAGATACCCTATTACGATTGGGCCGATCCCGATTATATCGTGAACCACGAAAGCGGAATCCATATCAACCGGAATATCCTGGATGCCATAATGGGAAAAGGGAGAGCCGAGAATAGCGGTGAAGACAATCTGGAGACAGTCCGTTTGATCTGGGCCTCCTATGAATCGGCCAGGAGAGGCAAGTTGATCGACCTGAAAGAGTTTGACTAAAAAATAAAGTGTAACATATGATGAAGATAACGATTATCGGCGCAGGGGGCAAGATGGGGATGCGTATTTCCAGAAACTTGAAGGATGAACCTTATGATATCGCTTACCTGGAGGTTAGCGAAGCCGGAAGGGAGAGAGTGAAAACGCTGGGCATTGCTTGTGCCGACTCTGATCAGGTTATCGCGGGATGCCGACGTGGTGATATTGGCCATACCGATGTGGCCATCGAATTGGCTTCGCCCGGAATTGTCCGGATGATGAAGAGGGGTTCCCTGCTGATTACGCTTGATCCTGCCGCACCCTTTGCCGGCAAGCTGTACCATCGTCCCGACATAGCCTATTTTCTGGCACATCCTTCCCATCCCTCCATTTTTAACTGGGAACCTACACTGGAGGCGCACCAGGATCATTTTGGCGGTACACTGGCCAAGCAGTCGATGGTGTGCGCCCTGATGGCCGGAGAGGAGTCGGATTACCAGTTGGGCCTGGAGATTGCAACAAAAATGTATGCCCCCATATCTGTGGCGCACAGGATAACCGTGGAACAGATGGCTATTCTGGAGCCCGGTCTGGTTGAGACGTTATCTTCAACCTGTATCTATGTGATAAGACAGGGACTGGACGAGGTAATCCGAAAAGGAGTTCCAGCCGATGCTGCCCGCGATTTTCTGCTGGGACATCTGCACATACAGCTGGCCGTACTGTTTGATCAGATCCCCGGGGCAGTCTTCTCGGATGCGGCCAACAAGGCCATCGTCAGGGGAATAGATGAGATATTCAAACCCGACTGGAAGAAGGTTTTGGAGATTGATAATGTAAGGGAGCAGGTACTGGCGATTACGTAAGCCGAAAAGGTGTTGCTTTATGGTTGAGGATTACAAGCTGAGTGTATACAGTGCCAATATGGAACTGGTAAAGTCCGGGCTGGTCACTTTTACCTGGGGAAATGCAAGTGCCATCGATAGGGCGAAGGGTCTGGTGATCATCAAACCGTCGGGTGTTGCATATGATATGATGAGCCCCGAGGATATGACGGTGGTCGACCTTGAAGGGCGGATTGTGGAGGGTCGGCTGAAACCCTCGTCCGATACCCCCACGCATCTGGTGCTGTACAAGGCTTTTCCTGAAATAGGAGGAATAGCCCACTTCCATTCCGAGTTTGCAACCTCGTGGGCGCAGGCTGGCACCGATATTCCGCTATTGGGGACAACACATGCAGATTATTTTGCAGGCGATGTTCCCTGTACGAGAGAGATGACCGATAAAGAGATCAGGGGCGACTACGAAAGGGAGACCGGTAATGTGATCGTCGAGAGGTTCACTTCCGGTCTGCTCGATCCTCTGCAGATTCCCGGCGTGCTGGTTAAAAACCATGGTCCCTTTACATGGGGGGAGTCTGTGGCAGAGGCGGTATTCCATGCTGCGGTCCTTGAACAGGTGTCGAAAATTGCCTACTTTTCACATACGTTGAATCGGCACTATTCCATGAATAGCTCACTGGCAGAAAAACACTATTCGCGTAAACATGGTACTGGAAAATATTATGGTCAATGACTTGCCGGCCTGACGGTTAGTAGTAGGAGCCGGTAAGCCTATTTGGTTAAAAGTTATTATTTCTTAAAAATTTGTATAAAATGGGTATATGTAGAAGAGTGGGAGGAGTACTGAACCGGTGTGGTTTGGTTCTGTTGTGCTGGATGGTCTTCTCCCAGGCATTTCCAGCGTCAGATAACAATCATGTAAAACCCCTTCGAGTCAGCAGGCAGAATCCTCATCTGTTGGCGACGGAGAATGAATCGCCGGTATTTCTCAACAGCTTTACCGTTTGGAAGCTGCTCAGAAACGGTTCAAGAGAGGATGTTGAGTATCTCCTGACCGATCTGAAGCGCAAAAAGCTGAATGCAATATCCACGATTGCACTTGATCTTGAGTTGGAGGAGCTGGGAAAGAACTATTACGGTGACTATGCCTTTCAATTCAACGAAGCCGGGCTCCCCGATCCGCTTCAACCGATAGTCACACCTGGTAACGATCCACAATCTCCCGAAGAGTATGATTTCTGGGATCACCTCGATTTTGTGATTGCCAAGGCAAATGAGATGGGGATGTATGTGGTCCTCCATCCTGCGTGGGGCGACTGGTTTACGGGGGAATATAACGGAAAGCCCAACCGGTTCATCATTTTCAATGAGGAGAATGCCTACAAGTATGGATTCTGGATTGGCCGGCGCTATAGTGAAGCCCGAAATATAGTCTGGATGGTTGGCGGAGACAGGTCTGCCGTATATGGCAAACTGGACTATAGGTCCGTTTTTTCGGCAATGGGCAGAGGTATTGCCGACGGTGTAAAAGGTGGAGCAGGGGAGAAAGATCCGCTTATCTCGTTCCATCCGAGGAAGTGGGCGCCCAACTCTTCGGAGTGGTTCCACGATGAACCCTGGCTTTCATTCAACTCTATCCAGGACACTCCTTACGACCAGGTTACCTCCGTGCCGAATGATTATGGATTGAGTCCCGTCAAGCCGACCTGGCTTTGCGAAGGAAGGTACGAAGGGCCGATTACCGACTGGGGTGTCAGGTACCAGGCATGGCAGACAGTTCTTTCGGGAGGGTTTGGACACACTTACGGTTCTGATGCGTGGCAATTTCCGAGAGACAATTGGCGTCAATATCTCGACCTGCCGGGTCTTACCCAGATGGGCTATCTGTACTATGCCGTCAGGGAAATCTGGAGCGATAAACAGTTTCTGGGCAGAACGCCTGATCAGGGCCTTATCCTGGGGGACCAGGGAGAGACGGTAGGTGATGGCAATACCCGGGGTGACGGCGATGGAGGAGGTGCTTCCGCTTCGAGGAAAGATGGCCGGTCTGACAGGATTACGGCGATGCGCGGGAACGACGGAAGTTGGGCCATGGTCTATACCGCAGCAGGTAAAGAGTTCCGACTAGACCTCGGAAAGCTGAAGGGGCGACTGAAAGCTTACTGGTTCAACCCTGCTACCGGAAAATGGTGGGTTGACGGAGTGGAAACGGCCGACATGCGACCATTTCAAAAGGGGATCAAGGCTGGGAAGGGTGATATGACCTTCGACCCTCCAGGCAATCCCGGTAATGAGAATGACTGGGTGCTGATATTGAGGAGGTGAAGCTACTCCGGTGTATTGCGATGAAGAAAAAAATTAACCATCAGGTGTAATTTTAAATTTAATAAGCTACAAAGAAAGATGAAACAGAAAGCGAAACTATTATTGATTACGTTTCTATTTCTTCCACTATGTGTGCTTGCACAGCGTCAGGTAACCGTAAAGGGTAAGGTAATAGAAGCAGAGACCAATGAGCCTTTGCCGGGTGTTACGATTCTTGTGGAAAAATCTACAAGAGGTGTAACCACGGACATGGACGGTACGTTTGAAATACGGGTGTCGACTTCCGACAAGTTGGTCTTCTCGTTTGTCGGAATGCAATCCCAGACTATTGAGGTTGGTGACAAGACCTACTTGGAGGTCTCTATGTATCCGTTGGCCGATGAGCTGGATGAGGTGACGATCGTGGCTTTTGGAAAACAGAAGAAGGAGAGCGTTATCTCATCCATCGAGACAGTGAACACCAAGGAGTTGCATGTACCTTCAAGTAACCTTACCACCGCATTCTCGGGAAGAATCGCCGGAATGATATCCTATCAGACCAGTGGAGAGCCCGGTCAGGACAACGCAGATTTCTTTATCCGGGGCATCACCTCGTTCGGTACCGGAAAGGTAAATCCGCTGATCCTGATCGACAATGTGGAGGTCTCTACCCACGACTTGTCGAGGTTGCATCCCGACGATATCCAGAGCTTCTCCATTCTTAAAGATGCTACTGCCACTGCACTTTACGGAGCACGAGGAGCAAACGGGGTAATCCTTGTTACCACCAAAGAGGGAAAAGAGGGGAAGGTAAAGGTGTCGTTGCGATTCGAAAACTCCTTCTCTACTCCAACACAGGAGATAGAGATGGCCGACCCCATCACCTATATGCAGTTGGCCAATGAAGCTGCGCTGACACGGAATCCGTTGGCGCCGATGCCCTATTCGAATAACAAGATTGAAAATACCATTCTCGGTCTGAATCCCTATGTCTATCCAACCGTAGACTGGATGGATATGCTTACCAAGGATGTTGCGGTGAATCAGCGGGCAAACATGAATATCTCGGGAGGAGGCAAAGTGGCGCGATACTACATTGCAGGTTCCTTCTCCCAGGATAATGGGATCCTCAAAGTGGACAAGCGGAACAACTTCAACAACAACATCGACCTGAAGAAGATCCTGATCCGGTCGAATGTCAATATCAATCTCACTCCGTCCACGGAGGCGATAATCCGTGTTCATGGTACTTTTGACGACTACTCGGGACCGATCAGCGGTGGGAGTGACCTCTATAGAAAGATCCTCCGGGTGAGTCCGGTACGTTTTCCGGCATATTTTGAGCCCGATGAAAACCTGACCGGGGTACAGCACATTCTCTTCGGAGGTCAAGAGGATGCTCCCTATATGAATCCCTATGCCGAGATGGTAAAAGGTTACCGGGAAGAGAGCAAGACTGTCCTCCTGGTGCAGATGGAACTGAAGCAGGATTTCGGCCAGTGGGTGGAAGGTCTTACCGGGCGGCTCCTGGGTAACACTACCAGGAACTCCGGTTTCGACCTGTCTCGCTCATACAATCCCTTCTACTATGAAGTGGGGCAGTATGACCGCATCAATAATAAATATCTGCTGACGGAACTGAACCCGGACAGCGGTACCGAATACCTGAACTACATTCCTGGATATAAGTCGGTTTCGAGCTCTTTTTACGCCGAAGGTTCGGTTGCCTACAACCGGAAATTCAACAAACATGGCGTGAGTGGCATGTTGGTAGGAATTATGCGCAACCTGCTGGTTGGAAACGCCAGCTCGCTGATCCAATCCCTTCCGGCCAGAAACCTGGGTCTGTCGGGCCGTTTCACCTACGATTACGACGATCGTTATCTGACCGAATTCAATTTTGGATACAACGGTTCTGAGAAATTCGACAAAGGCCACCGCTGGGGCTTCTTCCCTTCTTTCGGAGTCGGCTGGGTAGTCTCAAACGAACCCTTCTGGAAAACCCTGAACACGAATCCCTTCATCTCAAAACTGAAATTCCGCGGCACCTATGGATTGGTTGGAAACGACGAGATTGGAAGCGACCGGTTCTTCTATCTGTCTGAGGTGGCTATTGGTGGCGGTGGCGGATTCACCACCGGTTATGATTTTGGGAAAGGACGGACAGGCGTACGGGTAGGCAATTATCCCAACTCTGAAATTGGATGGGAGATCGCCTATAAAACCAATCTGGGTATTGAAATCGGCCTGTTTGACAATAAGATGGAGATTTTGGCCGACCTATATAAGGAGGAACGGACAAATATCTTGCAATCGAGGGCGGACATCCCTACCTCCATGGGATTATGGGCTACTCCGCTAGTAAACGTGGGTAAAGCCTCTGGAAAAGGAATTGATGTCTCGGTCGACTATAACCATTCGATCAACAAAAATACATGGGTAACAGGAAGAGCCAACTTCACCTATGCACGCTCCATCTATAAATATTATGAGGAGCCCGACCTGAGCGAGATACCCTGGACCTCCAAAATCGGAAACCCAATTTCTCAGAAATCGGGCTATGTGGCGGAACGCCTCTTTATCGATGACGAGGACGTAAAGAACTTGCCCCGTCAGGATCTCGGGGAATATGGTCCGGGAGATATCAAATACAAAGATATTAACGGGGATAATATTATCAACGAAATCGACAGAGTGCCCATCGGACATCCAACTACGCCCGAGATCAATTACGGCTTTGGTCTCTCTGCCGGACATAAGAATTTTGATGCATCCTGCTTCTTCTCCGGATCTGCACGCTCTTCTTTCTGGATCGACGCGGCGACAATGTCTCCATTCGTACAGTCAAGTTCAGGCGGAAGAATCCTTGAGACCGGACTGGCAAAATTCATTGCGGATGACTACTGGTCGGAAGCATCTCAAAATCCGTTTGCAGCCTGGCCGAGGCTTTCCAACTACTTGGTCAATAACAATGTGCAACGGAGTACGATGTTTATGCGGGATGGCAATTTCCTGCGCCTGAAGAGTGTGGAACTGGGTTACTCGCTCCCCACCGCGATAACCAGGAGAATGCACCTGGAATCCTGCCGGTTCTACTTGAGTGGAACCAACCTGTTGCTGTTCAGCAAGTTTGATTTATGGGATGTTGAAATGGGTGGTAACGGCTTGGGTTACCCGTTGCAACGGGTCTATAATATTGGGTTGAATCTCTCATTCTGAAAATACAATGAAAATGAATCGAAAAATATTAAATATCAGTCGTATTGTCGTTGTTTTTGCGCTGGTGGCGATCATCGCTTCTTGTGATGACTACCTTAACATCATTCCGGACAATACGCCAACAATTGATCATGCATTTAAAAACCGGCATGAGGCGGAGAAGTACCTCTACGGATGCTTCTCGTTCCTGCCCAACCATGCAGATCCGACCTCCAATCCGGCTCTGTTTGGAGGAGATGAGGTGTGGTATATCGATCCGGCCAATATCGTGAGTCCGTTACTTTGGAATATTGCCAAGGGGAATCAGGGTACCAATTCACCGCTTGCCGACTACTGGGCCAGTATACAGGATGATAGCAACCTGCAGGGTGGCAAGGCGCTTTTTACGGCATTGAGTGATTGTAACATCTTCCTCGAAAATATCGACAAACCGTTCGACCTGGATAAGTCTGAACGGGATTGGTGGGTTTCCGAAGTACTCTTCCTGAAAGCCTACTATCACTACTACCTCTTCAGGATGTATGGACCTATTCCATTGATCAGGGAGAATCTTCCCATCAGTTCAACCACGGAAGAGGTGAGGCGGTTCCGCGAACCTGTAGATGATGTGGTGGAATATATAGTGGAGTTGTTGGATCAGTCGCTCGAAAACCTGCCGGAGGAGATTCTGGATGTGACTTCCGATATGGGACGTCCAACTAAAGCGACTGCCTTGGCGTTGAAAGCTCAGGTGCTGACGCTTGCCGCAAGCCCCCTGTTCAATGGCAATACAGATTACGCTTCAGTTGTCGACAAAAAGGGGCGGCAGCTATTTCCGCAGGAATATCGTCCCGAGAAGTGGCAGCGGGCGGCAGCTGCGTTGAAAGAGGCTATTGATGCGGCGCATGAGGCAGGACATGAGCTGTTTGATTTCAGCGAGACAACCTTTGCAAGAGATCTGAACGCTCCAACCATCCTTGCGATGCAGGTGAGGGGAGCTGTGACGGAACGATGGAACAAGGAGATCATCTGGGGTGAATCGAACTTCAATCCCGATGCTCTGCAAAGGGTCTGTTTCCCGGCGTGGAACCCCAACCATAACTCGGGAGGAATCGGAAAGAGCTATGCACCTACCTTGCAGGTGGTAGAGCAGTTTTATACCAGTAACGGTGTCCCGATCGAGGAAGACAGGGATTGGGAAGGAGTAGACCCGATAGGAATAAGAACAGGCGACGCAAGCCACAAGTTCTATATCAAGGAGGGGTATCAAACTGTCAATCTACACTTTAACAGGGAGGCGCGTTTCTATGGCTCCGTTACGTTCGATGGCGGAACCTTCTACGGAAATGGCCGTATCTCCACGGATGACAACATGTGGCATACACCAATGAGAGGGGCTGACCCGGGAGGTGGTGTCGCACCTACTGAACGGTACTCAAGTACGGGGTACCTTTGCAAAAAGCTGGTGCATTATCTCAGTTCGGTCCCCGAAGCCAACTCCAGTATCACAACCTATCGCTATGCATTTCCGATCATACGGCTGGCCGATCTCTACCTGATGTACGCTGAGGCGTTGAATGAGGTGAAATCCTCTCCAGATGAGGAGGTCTATGAGTATGTCGACCTTGTGCGCGCCCGTACGGGGCTGAAAGGGGTGGTTGAGAGCTGGCAGGATCACTCTAACGTTCCCGATAAACCCGCTTCAAAAGAGGGTATGCGCGAGATTATCCGTAGGGAGCGCCTGAACGAGCTCGCGTTCGAAGGGAGCCGATTCTGGGACCTGAGACGGTGGAAACTTAGTGAGGAGTATATGAACAGGCCTATTAGAGGGTTGAATATCAGGGGTGAGAACCCGGCCGATTTTTATCAGGTCAGGGAGATCTATCGTCCGACATTTGGGAAGAAAGATTACTTGTGGCCGATTCGGTTACGCGTTTTGCTGAAAAATACCAATCTGGTGCAGAATTTAGGATGGTAAATAAAAAAGAGAGCTATGAAGAGTAAATTGTTATATACAGTGTTGACTGCAGCACTATTTCTCCTTTATCAATGTGAAGAGGTGAAAGATTGGCACGATCCGACGGATAATATTCCACCGGGCATCGTAACCAATGTGAAGGTTGAAAATACCTATGGCGGTGCAAAAATCACCTATACCTTGCCGAGCGACAATGATCTTCTTGGGGTTAAGGCGGTTTACGCACTGGATGAAAAGGGTCTGGAGTTGAGGGAGGCCTTCTCCTCCGCATTTCGCGATACCATAGTTCTGGAAGGATATGCAGATACGCGGGAGTATCCGGTTACGCTCTATACCATCGACAAAAGCAGGAATGAATCGGCTCCGGTGCAGGTTACCATTAAACCGTTGACAGCCCCCGTCAATCTGATCATGGAGTCGTTAAAGGTGAATTCAACCTTCGGTGGAATCTACATGACCTGGGAGAATCCGATGAGACAGGCAATCGCTATCTCGATCTATAGGAAGAATGCAGAAGGGGAAATGGCCCTTTACGATACCTACTACTCCGATGCTCCCAGTGGAAGGGCCTCGTTCCGCGGTTTTGAGGCTGTAAGTCAAAACTTCCGCTTTGAGATGAGAGACAGGTGGAACAATTATGCCGCTCCACTCGATACGCTACTTACCCCGCTGTTTGAAACGGAGATTGTGGGGAAAGATGAACGTGGGGTGATGATATGGAAGCAGTGGGGTTGGAATGGAAACGTAGCCGACGGTTCCCACCTGTATCGGGGTGATATGAACCGCCTGATCAGCGGCCGTACTATCGACCGGGCGGTAGACGGGGTAGAGATGAGCGGTAGTGCCTACTGGCATTGCTCCAATAATGTGTTGGGCGATTTTGTCCCCGGCGAATCGGAATCGAACCTCTTCCCCTACTATTTTACCATCGATATGGGGCGAAAGGCTTCGTATAGCCGCTTCCGCTGGTGGATGAGGGACAGATCGCCGCTCTATTCTGCAGAACTTCCTCTCGAATTTGAGGTGTGGGGAACAAACAATCCGAAA of the Petrimonas mucosa genome contains:
- a CDS encoding SusC/RagA family TonB-linked outer membrane protein, with amino-acid sequence MKQKAKLLLITFLFLPLCVLAQRQVTVKGKVIEAETNEPLPGVTILVEKSTRGVTTDMDGTFEIRVSTSDKLVFSFVGMQSQTIEVGDKTYLEVSMYPLADELDEVTIVAFGKQKKESVISSIETVNTKELHVPSSNLTTAFSGRIAGMISYQTSGEPGQDNADFFIRGITSFGTGKVNPLILIDNVEVSTHDLSRLHPDDIQSFSILKDATATALYGARGANGVILVTTKEGKEGKVKVSLRFENSFSTPTQEIEMADPITYMQLANEAALTRNPLAPMPYSNNKIENTILGLNPYVYPTVDWMDMLTKDVAVNQRANMNISGGGKVARYYIAGSFSQDNGILKVDKRNNFNNNIDLKKILIRSNVNINLTPSTEAIIRVHGTFDDYSGPISGGSDLYRKILRVSPVRFPAYFEPDENLTGVQHILFGGQEDAPYMNPYAEMVKGYREESKTVLLVQMELKQDFGQWVEGLTGRLLGNTTRNSGFDLSRSYNPFYYEVGQYDRINNKYLLTELNPDSGTEYLNYIPGYKSVSSSFYAEGSVAYNRKFNKHGVSGMLVGIMRNLLVGNASSLIQSLPARNLGLSGRFTYDYDDRYLTEFNFGYNGSEKFDKGHRWGFFPSFGVGWVVSNEPFWKTLNTNPFISKLKFRGTYGLVGNDEIGSDRFFYLSEVAIGGGGGFTTGYDFGKGRTGVRVGNYPNSEIGWEIAYKTNLGIEIGLFDNKMEILADLYKEERTNILQSRADIPTSMGLWATPLVNVGKASGKGIDVSVDYNHSINKNTWVTGRANFTYARSIYKYYEEPDLSEIPWTSKIGNPISQKSGYVAERLFIDDEDVKNLPRQDLGEYGPGDIKYKDINGDNIINEIDRVPIGHPTTPEINYGFGLSAGHKNFDASCFFSGSARSSFWIDAATMSPFVQSSSGGRILETGLAKFIADDYWSEASQNPFAAWPRLSNYLVNNNVQRSTMFMRDGNFLRLKSVELGYSLPTAITRRMHLESCRFYLSGTNLLLFSKFDLWDVEMGGNGLGYPLQRVYNIGLNLSF
- a CDS encoding RagB/SusD family nutrient uptake outer membrane protein, yielding MNRKILNISRIVVVFALVAIIASCDDYLNIIPDNTPTIDHAFKNRHEAEKYLYGCFSFLPNHADPTSNPALFGGDEVWYIDPANIVSPLLWNIAKGNQGTNSPLADYWASIQDDSNLQGGKALFTALSDCNIFLENIDKPFDLDKSERDWWVSEVLFLKAYYHYYLFRMYGPIPLIRENLPISSTTEEVRRFREPVDDVVEYIVELLDQSLENLPEEILDVTSDMGRPTKATALALKAQVLTLAASPLFNGNTDYASVVDKKGRQLFPQEYRPEKWQRAAAALKEAIDAAHEAGHELFDFSETTFARDLNAPTILAMQVRGAVTERWNKEIIWGESNFNPDALQRVCFPAWNPNHNSGGIGKSYAPTLQVVEQFYTSNGVPIEEDRDWEGVDPIGIRTGDASHKFYIKEGYQTVNLHFNREARFYGSVTFDGGTFYGNGRISTDDNMWHTPMRGADPGGGVAPTERYSSTGYLCKKLVHYLSSVPEANSSITTYRYAFPIIRLADLYLMYAEALNEVKSSPDEEVYEYVDLVRARTGLKGVVESWQDHSNVPDKPASKEGMREIIRRERLNELAFEGSRFWDLRRWKLSEEYMNRPIRGLNIRGENPADFYQVREIYRPTFGKKDYLWPIRLRVLLKNTNLVQNLGW
- a CDS encoding DUF5126 domain-containing protein, whose translation is MKSKLLYTVLTAALFLLYQCEEVKDWHDPTDNIPPGIVTNVKVENTYGGAKITYTLPSDNDLLGVKAVYALDEKGLELREAFSSAFRDTIVLEGYADTREYPVTLYTIDKSRNESAPVQVTIKPLTAPVNLIMESLKVNSTFGGIYMTWENPMRQAIAISIYRKNAEGEMALYDTYYSDAPSGRASFRGFEAVSQNFRFEMRDRWNNYAAPLDTLLTPLFETEIVGKDERGVMIWKQWGWNGNVADGSHLYRGDMNRLISGRTIDRAVDGVEMSGSAYWHCSNNVLGDFVPGESESNLFPYYFTIDMGRKASYSRFRWWMRDRSPLYSAELPLEFEVWGTNNPKALSEIGNGSKEDNLKYWTGWPQVGGTDEWKNDWVKLADCYMKLPSGATSPNDLSNEDREFIRAGIEYEIDPDKTDQSFQYIRFCVYSTNTGVPQFMISELKFWGSYAD